CTCACTAGGCAGAGGTTTGGTTTCTCTCATTCATACTTTTGGAAGGTAGAAAAGTTTAATAGTAATTTTTCCCCAATGAAGCATGCACACGTCGATTACAACAGAAGTACTTCATTTGATGGTACTATTTTAAGTGACTTACTTTAGTATACAAAAGAATGGCCATCATTTTGTACTAAAGaagaggaatattttttttttctcctgaatatGGCCTGGTTCTCCCAACATAGCCCAGATTAGGGTTATTAGAATCCCAATTCAGGCATACCTGGCACCTGTACTCATTCACTGAATAGGTTTTCACCGAGCATCTCTGCATCCCAGACATATGCTGGGTCCTAGGTGCAAAGATGAGTAGGACTAAGAAATTTCAAGTCCCTAGGGAATGTGGGGCAAGAGTTTGGGAACAGGAAGTGTGCATGTGTAGTGAAGAAACTTGCACTGGAACAGGAAGTGGAAATGATGGAGGGTTGTCCTGACCCTGCCTCCACCTTGCCATGGCCACCCAACACAAGTACTCTCCATGCTGAATGCCATATGTCAAATGAAGGTTCAAACCAGATGAAAACAAAGCTCGCTTCAGGGGCAGAATGCTGGAATCCTTGTGAGCCAGGACTTATGACCCTGCAAATTCTCAGAATGGTACAAATTCCACAATCCCAAACTGTCATCCACACTGGCTGTACCTAAACTGCATTCTTAATCAATCTGGTGGAGCGATTTCTGTATTTCCTGCATGAACTGTTTCTGCTTTGCttgctaatttttctctttctctcctttctccctctctctccctctcttcctctctctgctttctttctctgcacctcctgaCCCCTCTTTGATCTTCACCACGGTGGCAGAAACCGAAATGGATGAGGAGAACGAACTCGGGTCAGAGCAAGAGGCAGAGTGAATGACGGGACCCCTCAGAGTGCAGACATCCAGGAATGGACCATACCCAAGACCCTGGGGCCCCAGAGCTACTCCACCCCTCCCTACCCCACCAACGCTCCATTTCCAATTTCTGTGCGGATTAGTGTGGATGCTGAACAAGGCAACACAGCGTCAAGCAGTTGAAACTGCTGTGTAATGGAGAACGGTTCCCTCCTGGAGGGCCCACCCATCATTCAAACATtactctggaaaataatgaaaagccaAGGGGGATTTTTTTTAGCACCCTCCAAGCGGACCGTAcaattctcaaaggaaaaatgaCTTTGGTTCCAGAGACACAAGATTTCATATACAATCACATGGCCCTAGGCTGACCAGGTCAAAGTGAGCCCTGGTTCCTCATCCACTCCACACTTCAAGTTGAACTGGGCCAGAAGGCCTGTGACTTTATGACTTTAGTATTTTTATCTGTTGCTACTTTCTAACCATAAGTAGGTGTGAAACTAACCATAACTCCCAGAGCATGGCTTTTTAGGAAATCTAGACCTATTCTCATCCACAGAAGTTTTGCTTCCACCTAGACCTAACACGGGACTGAAAgcccattatcattatcattattagtaTTCTTTCCTCTGGACCAGGGCTTACAAATTTTGCATCTCTGAAAATTCCCTGATTAAAGGTTTCAAAAGATAGGTATCACGCTTGAAAGCACAGTCCTCAGCTCTCGCGCCATGGGCCATCAATGGGTCACGATAAAGGGCTCTGTTAGTGGCAGCAGGAATCTCTGCTTCAGCCTGAACAAAATCAGAATAGACGCATCTGAGAAACCCTTCATTACTGTGACCAGTCAGTCAGTCTATGTGGTGATTAATGAGGGCAGAATCCTGCACAGGTGGACAATGGCAGGTCCGGAGACGGCAGTGCCAGCCTAGGGCAGGGGTGCCCCCGAGAGCGGAGATGAGGTGGGCAGTCAAGACGGGCATCAGTTAAGTCAATACATTTAAGCCCACAATGTGTAACAGATATTTTACTCAGTGTGATAGAGGGGATCCTAACTTAGTCAGAAGATCCGATATGGACCCAAATAATTGCAACACTGGGCAACATAAGATGCACGCATCAGAGAGATGAACAGAGGCCTCAGCAAGGGGAAATAGGGAGGCAGCCCTCTCCAAgtagaagatggagaaaaggctttgaagaagaagaagcagcgcTTGATCAAGGCCTCAAGGGTGGCCAGAGCGTGGACCACATGGTTTCCCGTGTGGGGAAAGCAGGCGAGTGAGCAGCACAGTGAGGGTGTGTGATGCTGGAGCACAGGTGCACTGAGGGTGGGGACCAAGAGATGCTGGGGTGAGTGCCAGGGGAGCCCATGGTGCATTGTTCTGCAGGAAGCCCCAGATTGTGGCAAAGCACACTCAGGATGGCAGGTCAAGAAAGATGTGTCGAAGGAAAATCAATGGCAGCCAGTAGTGACAGCAGAGACAGGGTGTGGGGTGCGTCCCATCCCAGGGAATGATGAGAAAGGGCGTCCACGggaatggaaaaaaggaagagcGTTTTGATTCCAGAGTGGGGAAGTGGCCAGAGGGAGTGTGAGAGAAAGGATGAGACCCCTTCCAAAGCAAAGAGGCTAGGCTAGCTGAGGAAGGAGGCTCTGGGTATAGCATCTTTGATTGCACCAGGTGGGGCTCAAGGCCCCTGGGAAAGGGAAGTTGCCTCCAGGTCCCAGAGAGGCATGGCTCTTCACCTGATACTATAGACTTGGGAGAAGTCCCAAGCTGAAGCGACCCTCTATTATATACTATTTATCACCTCCATCTGCCTAGAGGGCCAGCAAAGTTCCTTCTCTAGAGTGATGAGAAAGCAGGTACTCAAGAAATATCTCCCCACCATTGCTGGCCAAGTAACAGTCTCTCAATAGACTGGACTTCTAGCCAGGGCTTCTAGGATCTAAGCCCAACCCTGCAATTCCTCCCCCTGGAACTATGTATTAGGTCCAGAGGATAGGTAAAATGAACCAAAGCTCAGAGACACAACAGTAATACCAAGGTCCAGGCACCAGTGAATGGTatttcctaaaaaaggaagaaagatctgcTTTGAGACTCAGCAGGAAAGcacatttaaaactgttttatagctttaaataatAGATGTTATCACCTCTGGTGACCCTAGTGCTGACCTTCATCATACAGAGTAGAACAGTGTCTTTAGTTTTGGGTTATCAAAATGAGTGGGAACGATTTGTCTAGGGAGACTAGAGGTCAAGACAAAACATTAGCCAGTTCTCTTGGCTTTTGCCTTCCTTGTGGATAGGAGACACCTGCTGTTACCCTCAGCTGTCACCGCTCTCCTCCACATTGAAGGGCCTTGGAGCCATCTATGTTTTAAATTAGGTAACTCTTTATTTgatcaaaatgataaatttagagttctaaacttaaaaatcacaaattctGGGTAGCATCTCAGGGGGAAattgccctctctctgcttcccaagGAGGGGGGATTCTGGAAGTTCTGCTCTGTGGAATGCTGTCCTCTGAAATTATCAGAAGATTAATAGTTAATGTCCATCATTACCCAGCTAATACTGATTTTAAGCCATTTTACCTAGAAAACAGATCCTTAGGAATTGTTAGTTGGTTTTCTCAAAAGAAACCTGAATTCAAAATCAGGTCTAGTTTTCTGATTGTACCTTGTTGTGTGACCTTAGGCCAGTCAAGTCTTCTCTCTGGGCTCATCTGTAAAGTAAAGATATTCTGGATTGTCCACCTTTGGGGTTCCTTATGAACTGCAAAGTTCTATCTATGACTTTTCTGTGATTCTTCAACTCTGACATAGGCTGTTAGCCCTAAAATGAAGATGCCCTTAGAAATGAGCACCACCCCCTAAAAGAAGTCCCTGAAGAGACCGTTTGATAAATTGGGTCCTCAGCCCATGACCTGGGCTTCTGACAGACTTGTACTGGACTTTGTGCTGGCAACCCCCTAAGACCACCTCTGAGGAGCAGGCATCCTACCGCCAAGCCCAACATCCAGCCCCAACAATTGGAGAACATAAGCAGGTGAACGATTCAAACTTAGCCCACCCTGGGCCCCACCTCCCGTCTTCTGTGGCCAAGATGCCCACAGAAAGCCAGCAGGGTGGGGCTGTGTGTTCATGCAGGAGCTGctgtatttctgtttgtttttggtatttttatgcCAGGCACCAATGTGAGCACATTAACTGCTCTTGCTCAGCATGTGGTCGGGTCTGGAAGAACTGATGATTCCTTGGTTCGTGTCAGCCAGAGTTTTTTCAATGAGCTACAGGCTTCATTCTTGGGCAGGAGAGACTAAGAGGATTGCACAATAGAACTGGAAGTCAAAGAAAGGACTATGTGGGGAAGAGACTGGGGTCTGCTTaaatctcagcagccctgcccctgccctggagtTGACACGAGGCCAGGTGAGTTGGCCACACAGTAGTGCCACAGTAGATGGAAGAGACCCCAAAAGCACAGCTACTCATGGCGGCAAAGGCCCTGTAAAATCTCTAGGGTACCATTCTCATAGACTAGAGCACTGCTCTCTGAACTtgtgtgcagtgcacaacctgcacaTCTATATGAGACAGATCCTTCATATGGTCCCAAGGAGAAGAGCACAGGGTAATTAAGAGGTGTTACTCTCTTCTCTCAGTTGCAGACTGTGGAGCCCCAGCAGAGCTGAAACATGGGCAAATCACCTTCTCCACCAGGAACAAACTTACCACATACAAATCTGAGATCCGATACTCCTGCCAGCAGCCCTACTACAAGATGCTCCACAATATCACAGGTGAGCCCTCCATGCTAAACCAGCCCACTCCCACCTTGTACCATTTGGGCCTCAGGGTTGGACGGGGGGATGAGGCAGCCAGTCTACTGGCCAAAGTTTGGGAGGAATTGGAAGGAGAAACACCTGGGGGCATGTCTtacctctccctgcctcaagcTGACATCCCACGGGTTAGGCCACATGGCACCCCCAAAACCCTCACATGCACACTCAGAGCCCCTGGCAGAGAAGAAACCCTCAGGGAGACGGTAAAGCCAATCAGTTTTGCCTCTGCCACAGACTGGTACTAAGAAAATTCTCTAAGCTTCAAAGCCTTCACTTTTCAAAAGGGGAACTCGTAGAGCTAATGTGAGACTCAGATGAGATGGCGGACACGAGTGTGGACACGAGTTTAttaagtggggagaggagggcagacaAGTGCGCCACGGGGAACTGCAGGAGCAAAGGGCTGGTgactgaggaggaggaagtgccttccaggggctgggctggATCAAAGGAAGGGGGCAGCCCCAGACAGACAGGAGTCAGATTGTACAGAGCTTTGGACACCATGCTGAGGAGTGTGCTGTTTGTTTGTGAGGGCAATGGGGAGCTCTTAGTGATTGTGAGCAGAGGGAAGGCATAGATTCTAATTTTAGAAAGGTCCTTCAGGGTGCAGAGAGGACTGGCCTAAAGAGAATGGCATCAGAGAGACCCCTTGCAATGGCCTACTATAAAAGAATCAAGAACCCAGATCTATTTTCCATATGCTACAAATCAaccattctctcccttttctcccatCTATTTTCACTCTCCCAGGTATATATACCTGTTCTGCCCAAGGAGTCTGGATGAATGAAGTACTGGGGAGAAGCCAGCCCACATGTCTACCAGGTACCTGACCCTCAAGTCCTCTGCCTCCAGGTCTCCCATCCAAGGCTACTGTTGGAGAGTGGATGGGGAACATGATGCTTTGGTCCTTTGTTAAGGGCTACCTCAGAAAGCCCAAGATCAGGTCTTGGCAAACCATCCAGCCTCTACATTCAGCCTCTGTTATCACGCCAAGAGccttcctgtctcttctctctgcagtTCTGCTCCATTCCCACCAGGCTTTCCCTCCAACAGTTTGTGTGTGCACTTCCTGTGCACCAGGGAAATCAAGAAAGTGGGCACTCTGTCCTCAAGTACTCACTGTGTTGTAGAGATGAGCAACATAGGACAAATAACGGACAACTATAGGACAGAATAAGAAGTTCCTCCAAAGAGCAATGTATTCAAGTCTTACTGACCACTGCAGCCCCATGGCTCACCTACTCACCCCACTCTAAGATGAAAAAAGAACTTTGTGGTAACAGAAAGTGTCACTGTGCATAGAGATTTGGGAGACATTTTGTAGATATTTGTGTTAGCATTAAAAATATAGGTGATTTGCATTGCAATCATAGTGCACACATATATTCAAATCAACTTTCTAGAAAACTGTAGCCTCAAACACACTCTGTAGGGTGAAACAAATAATccacaccaaaaagaaaattaatagtcATGGCACAGAAATATACACtcttaataaaagcaaaaatagcagaATTGACTTAATTAATCAAGCAGAATTCATTAAAAGATACAACCATTCAGGACAGCACTGAGGAGTGATGCTGACCCCACCTACATATTTGCTGGAACAGCAGGAGCTTTGCAGTATAGTTAAATGTTGCGTGGCATTTGTATTTTACTGAATTAGAGTGTGGGGTAAACTGAGACAGTGTATTATCTGAACGGTACCTTTTAGTAACCCTCAATATCCACTCAGTAGGCTTCTATATGTTAGATATAGATGTTAAAATAGAAAGACTATAGGGTTGTCTACCATTATCTGTAAGAACCAAAGAAAATGTTAGCATTCTATGTTGGCCATCACAGTTGCTATGAGATCCTACAGAAGGAGGAATTCACTGCGTGTGGTAGTCTGGGAGTGGAGGAGTCAGGACTGGTTAGGAAGACTTCACTTGGGAGGGTTTTATACTTAAGAAAGAATTTGGAGGAGGTGAAGCGGAGGAAAGGTCAACCCACTCATACCCTGGTGATCCCCATCATCTTATTCAGGCTTAGCCAGGAGCACACCCAAGGGCACAGAGCACACCCAATGTGAACCCTCAGAGAAGATGGGGAATGGTGGAGctgtggaaaactggaaagccaAATCCCCATGTTGCTAAAATACTATGTGGGCCAAAGGTAAAAGCATTGCAGGTGGATTCCATCCTGGGCAGCCATATTGCAACCTCTGGAAGGGGAAGAGGCATTGAGCTGGGAGTCAGGGGCTTGGGTCCTAGTCCTGGTgctgtcattttcttattgtgATCTTTGGTAAGTAATCTCTGGGGCTAAGATTCCATACCTCAGAAGTGAGGGAGTAGGACCAAGTGATCCATAACATTCTATAACCTGCAATGGTTATCATCCTCTATATTTACACAAAGCATCTTGGATATAGTGAGTCATGAAATTCTTTTAACACCTGGTATTGGGAAGAACTGTGGTTTACCATTGGACCATGCCAGAGATTTCTAAATCCTTTCCTCCTAAGACACCAAAATTGAACCCAAAAGCAAACCAGAAAGGAGAAAGCCATTTTATTTAACATCATAACATCCACCTTTCCAAAGAATCTTATTAAGCAAATACTCTCTGCCCTTCATTTTAcatgtgagaaaactgaggatcgGTGAGGGGCACTGATTTATCCAAAGCTATTCACAAAGTTAGGGGCAGAGCTGGAAGATGAAGCCAAGAATTTTGCTGTCAACACAAGCAATGTTGAGCCATTCTTCACTCTATGTTTCATGGCATCCTCATGGACCCAGAATTCtagaatattatatttttgttttaagggcCCTCCCTCAGTGCCTCCAGTGCTCTAGAGTCTGAATTTGGCTTCAGTGCAGCTGAAGCTCTAGTTTTTCAAGAAGATTCCTTTATTCCAGGAAAGATTGGATGGAAAAGGGTAGCAGCCAAAAAGAAGGTCCCATTTCAATGAGCTCGCTCAAGGCTTGTTGCATCATTCAACCTCTTGAAAGGACAAAAGCACATCAAGATGAAAAACAGACTTTagtgcagaaaataaaacaagagttaGAAGAAACAGGCTCTACTTCTGGCTCTGTCACTAATGACTTTGAGTATGTCACTTGCCTTCTCTGAACCTCGATTTCTCCATCTGTCAATTAGTGGTGCTCCAAGCTTCCCCAGCTCTGACATTGAAGAAAGGCACCATTCAGAGCTGGCTTTGTTGTAAGCATGAACTCAACCACAGGCATGTCCCTTACCAGATGAGGCCCTTTCAGCACTAAATGAGTTGTTGTGCAGGGCCAGTCACAGATTGCCTTGAGATGTCACCTTGTAGGCTGCTGCTTGTAATTGGGAGTCTGGCCTTCAACTCTGAAAGACCAGGCCACAGAAAATTAGCAAAGGCCAGCTCACATCTGGCCTGATGTGAAGGACAGAGTGCCTAAGGATCATGTCAGAAGCTTTTGGCATCAGGAAGAAGAGCATCTGAAAAACATTGGGTCGCTGAAAGCCTGACCTCCCAAAGTTgccaagaaaacacaaatattccTTGGTCTTTAGAGGATTGTTGAAAGTATCTAGAACCAAAGAATGTAGCCCGGCCATGTGCAACCAGGAGGAAGCCCACACTCACACCAGGCTCACCTCCCAAGCCTAAGAGCCCTGCTGGGAAGGCCCATGTGAGCTTGTTCTTGGCCAGCAGGGGACTGGTACTGAAGACCCTCTCTGCTCATGGGCCAAAGACATTTGGCTGCAGGAGGCTGGTGGTGCATGTGCATGCTCGGGGTACAACTCAGTGGAACGAAGTTTGATCAGacctttcttcttcccctgaaGGTACTACATGGTTCCTGGGTGCAATGATGGgtggctcagagcagagcccatgCATCATTGCTTGTAGATTATGCCACTTTCCCCTAACCTTCGATGCCCTGGGCATGCATTCATAGCATGAGTCCTTtaggccaaagaagaaaaagttacagagcCCATGACCATGATCTGTATACATAATGAGGTACTGTGGGATATGGGACAAGACATTGATCTTAGAATCTAGTTAATTCCCCTACTAACTTAATGGTCATGTGTCTTGGGCTAATTGCTTAACCTCTGGAGAGTTTTACTCCCATAAAATGGGGATGGccatggaaaatgaaataaaaattgagggaatttggAATTTGAAGGATCCATGGAGATCATATTGGCCAACTGCTTCATTTAGCAGATCAAAAATTAAGAGACAAATTTACTTAGAGTCACACAGGACATAGGAGAGAGAAGCTGGGTCAAGTCCCCAGGTATCTTGACTCCCAGCCCAGTGTTTGCTGTGACCCGCTGGACAGTCTTTTAGTTTCCTTCCATCGCTCAAAGCCCATGACCTATGGTTTTCAGAACTTTTCTAAGTACCCACAGCATGGGCCTCTTCTGGAATATGAGCTGGTCAAAGCCAAAAGTGATGTTGGCTGGAAATGATTCAGGATGGTGAAGCCCCCACACATGAAATGGTCTGGTCTGTCGATAGCACTGGCTACAGAAGGGCCAGACCATACACAGGCCAGACCAGAAAGACAAGTCGAAGATGACACCTGTGCAGAACTCTCCCAGGCTAGTGTGGCCCTGTGATGTAGAGTAGGGTCCCGTGTGGCATAATCTACAGTGAATGATGTGAATTTCTTTCAGCAGCTCTTTCCATATGTCTGACCTGACCAGTCTCTGTCTCTTGTCCccattccctccttctccttaCAGTGTGTGgtcagccctcccgctctctgcccaACCTGGTCAAGAGAATCATTGGGGGTCGGAATGCCGAGCCTGGCCTCTTTCCGTGGCAGGCCCTGATAGTGGTGGAGGACACCTCAAGGGTGCCAAATGACAAGTGGTTTGGGAGTGGGGCTCTGCTCTCCGAGTCCTGGATCCTCACAGCAGCCCATGTGCTGCGCTCCCAGCGAAGAGACAACACAGTGACACCGGTCTCCAAGGAGCATGTCACCGTCTACCTGGGCCTGCACGATGTGCGGGACAAATCAGGCGCTGTCAACAGCTCAGCTGCACAAGTGGTGCTCCACCCAGACTTCAACATCCAGAACTACAACCATGACATAGCTCTGGTGCAGCTTCAGGAACCTGTGCCCCTGGGACCCCACGTCATGCCTATCTGCCTACCAAGTCCTGAGCCCGAAGGCCCGGAGCCCCACATGCTGGGCCTGGTAGCTGGGTGGGGCATCTCCAATCCTAACGTGACAGTGGATGAAATCATCAGCAGTGGCACACGGACCTTGTCCGATGTCCTGCAGTACGTCAAGTTACCTGTGGTGCCACACGCTGAGTGCAAAACCAGCTATGAGTCTCGATCGGGTAACTACAGTGTCACGGAGAACATGTTCTGTGCCGGCTATTATGAGGGTGGCAAGGACACGTGCCTTGGAGACAGCGGTGGAGCCTTTGTCATTCTGGATGACTTGACCCAGCGCTGGGTGGCCCAAGGCCTGGTGTCATGGGGGGGCCCTGAAGAATGCGGCAGCAAGCAGGTCTATGGGGTCTACACAAAGGTCTCCAACTACGTGGACTGGTTGTGGGAGCAGATGGGCTCCCCACAAGGCCTGGGGGCGCTCCAGGTGGAACGGTGAGCTGACCGACTTCCTCAGGgcctgcctgccccaccccagcccgaGTGAGTCTGCACACACACTTCCGACAGCACACTCCACGTTACTCACCAGACCAGATGGAATGGAACGCGCTGTTCTCATCCTCCCAAGACAGCCCAGGGGCCCTGAGAGCCAGCAGTGTGGTATAGGAAAAGGCTGTATGAGAGACCTGGGTGCATGGCCCTGAGCAAGCCCCTGCCCCTCTGTAGGCCTCACTCTCCCCGGCAGCACAGTGAGGGAGACTAGACCTCTGGCCAATCCCAGCACTCCTCTTTGGGAGCACTTGACCCCGGTGGCCTTATGCACTCCTAGTCACTTACCAAACCCACTCCTTGCAATGTTGGTGTGCCCGAGCTGGGACCTGATTGTTAGAAAATCTTTCCTTATGTTGACCTGAATGCTGAGTCTGTATGTTTTCCCTGATCAGCCCTGGCACAGAGAAGTCTAGTCTCTTCTAGGGTTTTAGAAGACAGGGATCAGACCCCCGAGGCTCTGTCTCCTAGGGTGATGCCTTGGAGTACTTTTGTTCCTTAGGTTTCTCTCCCAAAAGCTTCTTGTAGTCCAAGCCATACGCCTGTGTTCTCTATTAAAGGAATTTCAAAGGACAACGAGAAAGCTGGGAAGGTGTTGTGGTGACCAGGAGGAGGAGAATATCAGTGGGAGGCCCCCCATCCCTGATAAATTCCTATTGTCAATTCTGAACACATCATTTAGACCCATATGTTACTCTCCAATATCAGCTGACAACATTGGCGTCCACACCTGCCGCTCCAGACAAGCATGAAGCAAACTTCCAGCTTTGAAGTGTATCATCTGCAAGGGCGACCTGAGCCCCAGCCCTAGGCATGGAGACCCAACTGGATtgtttagaaaaagagaaggccCACACTGTGTCCCGTTGGGCTTCTGggcaagaaaatggaagaagggtGGGCTCAGGACATTAGGAGTAACCTGATCTCACCAGACTGCCCAGCGTGCCTACAGTCTGAGCTCTTC
The Panthera tigris isolate Pti1 chromosome C2, P.tigris_Pti1_mat1.1, whole genome shotgun sequence genome window above contains:
- the MASP1 gene encoding mannan-binding lectin serine protease 1 isoform X1; this encodes MRWLLLCHALCLSLLKASAHTVELNNMFGQIQSPGYPDSYPSDSEVTWNITVPEGFRIKLYFMHFNLESSYLCEYDYVKVETEEQVLATFCGRETTDTEQTPGQEVVFSPGSFMSITFRSDFSNEERFTGFDAHYMAVDVDECTEREDEELSCDHYCHNYIGGYYCSCRFGYLLHTDNRTCRVECSDNLFTQRTGVITSPDFPNPYPKSSECFYTIELEEGFMVSLQFEDIFDIEDHPEVPCPYDYIKIKADPKVWGPFCGERAPEPINTQSHSVQILFRSDNSGENRGWRLSYRATGNECPDLQPPVHGKIEPLQAKYSFKDQVLISCDTGYKVLKDNVEMDTFQIECLKDGTWSNKIPTCKIADCGAPAELKHGQITFSTRNKLTTYKSEIRYSCQQPYYKMLHNITGIYTCSAQGVWMNEVLGRSQPTCLPVCGQPSRSLPNLVKRIIGGRNAEPGLFPWQALIVVEDTSRVPNDKWFGSGALLSESWILTAAHVLRSQRRDNTVTPVSKEHVTVYLGLHDVRDKSGAVNSSAAQVVLHPDFNIQNYNHDIALVQLQEPVPLGPHVMPICLPSPEPEGPEPHMLGLVAGWGISNPNVTVDEIISSGTRTLSDVLQYVKLPVVPHAECKTSYESRSGNYSVTENMFCAGYYEGGKDTCLGDSGGAFVILDDLTQRWVAQGLVSWGGPEECGSKQVYGVYTKVSNYVDWLWEQMGSPQGLGALQVER